The following nucleotide sequence is from Anopheles stephensi strain Indian chromosome 3, UCI_ANSTEP_V1.0, whole genome shotgun sequence.
ACGTCAAATTGTTGCTGCAGCAGAACAGATTTGTTTTGAACGTTAAgcattaattgaattttacataaatttacagttttttaaaaattgttcgaCTTGTTTCATGAGTTTCAACATGTTGAAATGTCAGCAGATTTGGAACTGAATTTAACTTCCGCATTTAAAACTACTTGTCGTGAGGATATTTGAAAAAAGCTTGCACATTTCTCCCAACTCTTTCGCATACATCGGTCGACCGAACAAGCAGTAATGCATTTGcgcataatttatttataaaattgtCCAAACCCATGACAAATTATCTTAAAAGGTACGCTACGATTATTTTTTAGCAGGCGCCAAACGAATAAAGCTTTGGAATTCAACAACGAATGCCCTAATGAAtaaattttgtaatataatcgtttttttttcttcttttttatcaCGATTGTTCAGTAAATAAAATGCGTTCCCAACGAGGCTCAATACACGCTCCCGTGCGGTATTTTTTAAGGCTACGAACTAACGTATAAAACAACCCAAATGCGTAGATTAAgctaaataaaatgtaaacgATTTAACGAAAACCCAGGCTTAGTCTCATAGCTTGTGATGTTTGTTTGGTGCACTTGTGATGATCATTTGCTATGCTGTTGTGATGATCGTTTGCCTACTTCTTCGCTGCCGTCGTGATCATGTTGCTCCCTGTCATGCACACGCCCCGTTAAATCGTTTCAGCCCGTGGATCCAGCGCATGTATCGCTTGGGCAAGGGTCGGTCCGCCCTTCACCTTAATACCCTTCTTGCCCATCTCGTTTAGGCGTTCCTCCAGCAGACTCCGGTCACGTCCCCGTTGCCACCACAGATGCAAACACGTCTGCAGCAGCGGGATGTAAAGCACCAACAGTTCCGTATCGCACACATGCTCGTAACGGCGCAAAGCCAGCTCGGCCCACTGTTCCGCGGACGGATGAGGTATCGGGGAGGTGGTACAGGCCGTCACCAAGcggcacagcagcaacagcacacacTTTGATTTGTCCAGAAAGATTTTGTTCAGCAAACGGAAACAGTTCTCAAGGAGCGGCACGGCCAGCTCATTGCGCCGTTCGTCCAGTAATTGACACGCATTACGCAGTTCATCCCCTTGCAGAAACTCTAGAAAATGAACGGAATCACGCAGCAAAGGCACGGATACGATATGGTCGAGAAAGCACTCGAACGCGGCACTCCGTTCGCCGATCAGTTCGGCGGTGAAGTTTCCCATCAGCACCTTCTTGGGAAAGCTGACCGATTGCAGCAGAGTCGGATGATCCTTTCGCAAACCCTCGAACAGCTTCAGGAAATGAGTGTAGCGTCGTTCGACGATGGTCGGGTACGGATCCGGACCGGGACCGTCCTTGCGTATCGTCACCTCATATATTACGTACTTCTTGCTGGCGCTGGAAGGCCCATCGCCTGGGCCAACTGTGGGCAGAACGCGTGCCAGCGGTATCTCGAAACAAAGCACCACATCGCCCGTCGGTGGAAGGGGCCGTCTTGTGGGACGTTGCCATATATCTGCAAAAGAAACGAACCTCGTATGAGCAGGGAACGTCGTGCGATGCATTATGGTTGTACCCGTGCGAACAAACGACAATCGAAAGACTGATAAACGATATCTTGGCTGTTTGAGGCAAGCCTTCGAT
It contains:
- the LOC118513266 gene encoding sorting nexin-21 isoform X2; the encoded protein is MHTVVVGRRTDMENRESIEDDLDSATEAFDHSTLSIKHQNKGIVQDIWQRPTRRPLPPTGDVVLCFEIPLARVLPTVGPGDGPSSASKKYVIYEVTIRKDGPGPDPYPTIVERRYTHFLKLFEGLRKDHPTLLQSVSFPKKVLMGNFTAELIGERSAAFECFLDHIVSVPLLRDSVHFLEFLQGDELRNACQLLDERRNELAVPLLENCFRLLNKIFLDKSKCVLLLLCRLVTACTTSPIPHPSAEQWAELALRRYEHVCDTELLVLYIPLLQTCLHLWWQRGRDRSLLEERLNEMGKKGIKVKGGPTLAQAIHALDPRAETI